A single genomic interval of Agromyces cerinus harbors:
- a CDS encoding DNA-directed RNA polymerase subunit beta codes for MASEFSRPTKFPPGMFEAFKGAEDPAHLSRVAHDTAAALLSRVQADPDPEVVARLVAYTDEHGIDAIAELWSRASAKSLPGALWRVYLLRALIRQDPRSMSLAFQRGAEVSHTIDQVVAGAAIPAGPDEVVELADRILHGLFTGDFAVALERAAAFARVAATGSASLADDADETDAVHPDRPTKLTIRAHRLVELADELTSCARLWRRDALD; via the coding sequence ATGGCTTCCGAATTCTCCCGTCCCACCAAGTTCCCGCCCGGCATGTTCGAGGCATTCAAAGGTGCGGAGGATCCGGCGCACCTGAGCCGGGTCGCCCACGACACGGCCGCCGCCCTGCTCTCCCGGGTGCAGGCCGACCCCGATCCCGAGGTCGTCGCACGACTCGTCGCCTACACCGACGAGCACGGCATCGACGCGATCGCCGAGCTCTGGTCGCGTGCCTCGGCCAAGAGCCTGCCGGGCGCGCTCTGGCGCGTGTACCTGCTGCGCGCCCTCATCCGCCAAGACCCTCGCAGCATGAGCCTCGCGTTCCAGCGCGGTGCCGAGGTCTCGCACACGATCGACCAGGTCGTCGCGGGTGCGGCCATCCCCGCCGGGCCCGACGAGGTCGTCGAACTCGCCGACCGCATCCTGCACGGGCTGTTCACGGGCGACTTCGCCGTGGCCCTCGAACGAGCCGCGGCATTCGCGCGCGTCGCGGCGACCGGCTCGGCGAGCCTCGCCGACGACGCCGACGAGACCGATGCGGTGCACCCCGATCGCCCGACGAAGCTCACGATCCGGGCCCACCGCCTCGTCGAGCTCGCCGACGAGCTGACCTCCTGCGCCCGCCTCTGGCGCCGCGACGCGCTCGATTGA